The nucleotide window ATGTtgcgaaaattctttttactcGCTGTCTTGCAATCATGTATAACTCCACGCGATTCATTATGTCGTCGATCTAGCCAGACGATCTCTGGAGACATTCCCTCGAGAGGatgcatgaaaaaaatttggttGAGTAATTTAAAAGGAGAAAAACAAACCTTTGTTCTTATGTAAGTATTCACATCAAAGAGTTCATTGTGCATGATAGTGCACAGAGGCGGACCGATTACATCTTGTCGTCTGTGTAACATTTAACGTTCAAACGGCAAATGGTGAAAGCTTCTCCCTCGGGGATCTGTTTAAATCGTGAATCTACTAGAATTTATGTATTAGATGGATCTACGCATTAATTGTCTTGGCAGCGATCACTGATAAATCCGATGGTAAATACGATAAGCAAGAAATCTTGTTTTGAACCGAATGGAATGGAACGCGATCTATCGATATAAAGTCTGcgcaagataaatatatatttttttatggcgaataaaatattctatcgtCCTTCGTGAGAAAGTTATAACCGGGCTCTCTTACTTTTATAGCGAATCGATTGCTAATGGCAAAAAATGAAGgacgattattttataagattattgaAAGTAATATCGAGCAATTCTTTCAACTTTGATAATAGCaatcgttataaatataaatatatacatttttttataaaatatatcttaatttaaattataatttaatgtaattataattaaattttaatttaatttatattgatttgtaaaatggataaaattgataaaattaataaaaataatttataaaattttcagaagGACAAAAAAAGGAATCCTTGGATTTGGAAGGTTCAGAAACTTCGTATTTCGGTACGTTTGCGGCTCGTAAAAATTCCTTCAGCACTTACAATCCTACCGTTTACTATTCAACAAACCCATTGTCGTATTTTCCGCCTTCGTCAAATTTTCCAACTTCcaagtaagtaaaaaaaaaggaataatgcATTTTACAAATAGTGATAAAACAATTTGATTgcgatatctattttaatatcttttaatttatttgtttaagcATTCCTTTCATCCAAAATGCAAACGATAATATTCATCAACAAATTAAGTGCGGCGATACTTTTCCTCGAGTCTGTCAGAACTCGCGGTATCGAAGCTACGACGGTTCCTGCAATAATCTTCGAAATCCCGCATGGGGCCTAGCCAATACAAGATACGGAAGACTCATACCTCCACGTTACAGAGATGgtgagaataattatattttattttaaataatgcgaCTGATGTGtgcaaatgttttataaattattgataatagatTGCAAAAGTATATAACAAGACCTGATTTGTGTatctctaaattaaaaaaaaatatttaagtaatattttcgcTCACTCATTttgtatgattataaaaaattaagctgTTAGATTTATAGAAAGAGTCTGAATGCTTGCAACAAGGAGAGAGATTTGTGATTTGCTAATTACTTTTTTGAAAGTGAAGGCAATTATCGATGGGAAAAAACTACTATTCTGCATCCTAATCCAATTGAAAGTAAGAATGATAATTGCGATAGTAAAAAAGAAGTGCGTTATACTATAGCTAGTAATTTGTTACTTTCAAGAAAGAAGATTTGCATTAGACTCTTgtgacattaaataatatcgatcGATTCGTGCGCGTGCGAATTGTGCTGACACAGTACTCTCACTTTAAATTTGTCACAGTCGATTTGGTATATCTCTAATGATCTCTAAAtgtgaacaaaaaaatattgacatttatCGTTTATGATCTTTGCTCGCAATTGGATCAAGTGTCGTAACCGGATCATGATATAAAAGTACGATTgcgataaagtaattaaattcaactaaaaaaaaaaaaaaaaaaaaaaaatttttttagtagtgatttacatatatgtaaaaaagtatttaaaacaatttttattttagtgtaTTTTAGGCGTATTGtcattatcgaaattatagttttaataaattataacaattaaaatttctgctttctttataaaaaaaattaaaaagcaattgTTTTACAAAGATGGggatataaattgaaaacagaaataggtaatttttttagaaatctcGATTTCTAAATTGCTTCCTCAAATTCCttctgatatttaaatattttaataagttttacatAGCACTAGTctctttcatttaattttttattaaatgcataACGTTACTGGtatgtttttcatattaacAAGTGTAATAATCAGACTAATCAACGGTCTCatttttgtgataaatttatttatttatgtatttatttatatcataaattgcgaaataaaagttgtatccAATATTCGTTGAGATAAATTGACGTAAGTACAGTAATACTTGTAAATACGAGTTGGCGTAAGTATCTGAATATACTTAATGAATATTGAAGCATAACATATATGACATAACTCTAAAACTggtttaaatcaaatttttttctaaacttaTACAGAGCGCGTGCACTTTCTAGGATCTCTATAAAAACGTgcgaaaattatacaaatacttTCTAAAGTTTGGTCATCATGGTGATTAAAACGATTACCGTATCGATACTTTCACGTGAATGAGattgatgtattattttcatcgaaagttgtcttaaaatttattgaacgCAGGAATTCGAGCACCAACGAGCTCGGTCACTGGTAGAGATTTGCCATTAGCTCGAACTGTCAGTTTCACGATGTTCCCTAACGCCAATGTCGAAGATGTAATATGGACCTTGGTAGCGATGCAATATGGACAGATTATGACGCACGACATGGGCTTGATCGACGGCACGACTCAATCAAGTACGTATCGcgctctatttttttttttttaaatacaaagtaTGCGGAAAAGTTGCGTCAGTAAATGAACAAGTAATTAGCTTCTGTTAATTTATTCCTTTCCTTCCGCATAATTGCAGAATCACATCGCACGCGATGTTGCACGTTTGACAGTCAGCTGGTTCCGGGTTGGACAACGTTATCCAAATGCTTCCCGATACTTATACCCGACGACGACCCGGTGTACAGCAAGACTCCCATGCAGTGCATGAACTTCGTCCGTAGTACGACTGACATTGATCGTGGCTGTTCATCTTCGTATAAGCCAGCGGAACAGGTTTCGCGCTTGCATCTTGCCCATTCATTTGCGGTTACGTCATGCTCATTTGCATGCAGTAAAGAAAATGAGACTAGAATGcgatcattaattaaatgtcttTGTGTTATTTGAATACGAACTTggtattcattttttatctatttttattcaggGTCGAAATATTTCTAAACTATTCTCTCTTTAATCTTATATTCTGTCTCCATCTTTCTatcgtttatataaataatcaatatatttgaatatgtttaaagatttttttataaaggaaaattaatttatttactcatatatatgcaatatatatattttccagcTGAATACCGTCACTCAATATTTGGATCTTTCTCTCGTCTACGGATCAAACGATCAGGTCGCAGCTAGTTTGCGAGCCGGTTTCGGCGGACGATTAAATGtggaattgaaaaataacaggGAATTTCCACCGCCAGCGTCTAACAAATCAGCCACTTGCGACACGATATATGAATTTGAGTCATGCTACGCTACCGGTGAGGATAAATGCACATTCGCGTGTGCAAATTTAATCGCTTGCAATTTAATTCACCCATCTATTTATTCgcaatgcatttaatttttcagtgAATGTAACGAGATATTCACATTACTTTGAGGAAAGAGTCAAATAAAAGTGAGGcaatagtttttctttttgttttaggTGATTCGCGAGCCAATCAAAACCCGCAACTGACAGttctacaaattatattgCTCAGAGAACATAATCGAATTGCCGATTATTTGGCACAATTGAATCCTTTCTGGTCTGATGAAACGATATTTCAAGAAACTCGTCGAATTGTGATCGCCGAACATCAAAACATTGCATATTACGAATGGCTACCGATTTTCTTAGGTATGGTCTATTCctctttttgtattatatttatattgaattaaataaacttttatcacagcgactaaaattaaaaaagtctcgcttatttaaaaaataatacaaaaatctgacttggaaatattatacattttatttctttttgatactattcactattttatttattatttatttattatatatctttacatcATAACATTAGttgttctttaaaaataatattaataattaatattacaggtACTGCACAAGTCTTTGAGAATAAAATCGTATACGATACTAAGGATTATGTAAATGATTACGACGAAACGGTCATAGCTAACGTTCTAAACGAACACGCAAATGCAGCTAATAGATATTTCCATACGAATATTGTTGGCAATCTTAAGTaggtatttattaataacttttattaacgtacgtcaataaaatgtttcaaattatatttaataaaaatttaattaaatatttaaatattatgtcaattaTGCAagttataatagtataatataatccattcaattttatatacattgttaaatcaaattaaaaatatcgtactttataactttattttttattttaaaatcaattttcttttttgaattattatttatgcaatGTTGTCAGTTGCatgttatttatgttaaaattgattaaacaaatataaaatatggtaaaatattcatgatataaatttattgcaaacatataaataaaaataataaattttgtttgataGCTTAGTGACGGAAGGTCGACAATATTCTCCTTTCGCTAGTTTGAGACTGAGCGATCACTTCAACAGACCTAATATCATAGAGAGGGGTAACAATTTGGACGATCTGACCAGAGGTTTGGCCTATCAACCACAAAGTAATACTGATGTATTTTTCGACAAAGAGGTACTCATAAAATCAGAGTTAAAgtttacaaacaaaaaataataattaaaagtacagagttataaatattattggaaataaaaatacatgcgTCATCAATGATAAAGatggaaagaaaatattccgactaataaaatgattttttttgttaataataataatcttgtttGCAGATCACACAATTCTTTTTCCGAAGAGGAAGACCCTTGGGGTCTGACTTACGAGCGATAGATATACAAAGAGATCGCGATCACGGAATCGCTTCTTACAACGATTATCGCGAATATTGTGGATTACCACGAGCAAGAATTTTTGACGATTTTGCCGATCTTATATCTTCTTCAGTAAGTAAAACGTATATCTTTCGATTTATTAAGATGAATGTTCTCTAactaaatttctaatttttaggATATACAAAAACTTTCGATACTGTACGCTAGTCCGGATGATATCGAGTTGACTGTCGGTGGATCTTTGGAAAGACACGTAAGCGGAACGTTGGTGGGTCCAACGTTTCTGTGCATTATGACGAGACAGTTTCAACAAACGCGAATTGGTGATCGCTACTGGTTCGAAACCGGAGATCCGAAAATAGCATTTACATTAGGTACGTTTACAGAAATGAATCACAACGATAAATATTCTGATAAGCCACAAGATATCAATTATTgcataaagattaaattacataaattataaattaagaattttacgTGCACATTAATTGTTCGCAATACAaagattattgtttttatattatagaacaATTGAACGAGATACGTAAATCAAGTATATCGCGATTGCTCTGCGATAATGGAGACAACATTCAGAATATGCAAAGATTCGGATTTGCCAAAGTCTCCGACTTGTAAGTTTAATTGGTtcttttaactaatttttccaatttaatttgattcaaACTTTATACAATATTCGTTCCGAAGataaatttcttcaataaagataaatttcagGAATCCACTTAGGAGATGCGATGACCTCCCGCAAGTAGATCTTTCTCTTTggaaagattataatttagaaactcAAGCACTTCAACGTATTACACcgctatataaaaaatgagtaGTGAAGTTTACGCAAGCTGAACTTTTGGTTTCAACAAATCATGTTACAACGAtaccaaaaaatatatgtttacttTTGCGcgaatagaaatagaaatcaaattcaattaaaaaaaattgcaatgctccaaatgtttaaaatgtttaaaagaaatctttaacattaataacTAATCGCTCGAAATAATTAGtcgctaaataaaaaaattgctctctcaaaatttattgaaattcaaAGCGTATTCTTGGAATATAACTCTATCATACAACATCTctctatttcaatttattttacttttaattttcaaacattccTTTTAGTATTTGTGAGGTGAGATAAGTCTTTTCACTGAGGTCTGacactttgaaattttttattctcattttttataataaaagatcttAGAATGCCACttgtatatttagaataaaatttcagaaacaactgccagaaattttaatttttaatttaaaataaatgttaatttttttttgtacagatGATATCATTTTCTAACATATCATtctaacatacaaatatatatacaaattatatataatatataaaacaaatatgtctaaaataattaatattttaaacataattgtgcgcaattgatttttttatttatagtgtaaacaaaatatttgataaaaaaatacataattaaaaaaaaagaaatttaagttattaaactcttgtagaataaataaaaatctgattttatgtatataaaaaaaaatataacttttatatataagtaaattaaataactataaatcataaacaatattaaaatattatatacctaaatataaattaatataataaaatattataagaattttattattttacaaagtcttaagaattgtaaaataaaatctttagaaaatatgaaataaaatcctctattttctatatatatatatatatatatcatattatatacacaaatgatataaaatgaagATTTATAAAGACACTTTGcaaagataaataaacaatcattatatttttacaaataatgaatatattaaatgaaataatctaCTTACCTTCCTATCAGCAtacatgttcaaaagatgtcCATAAGAGATTCACAcagaatattacaatatatgttttaacattctatggatctcctataaacatcttttgaacatgtgtgctgATAGGGCTCATGCTGCTTCGCCGTTGCCCGATAATTCCTCAaatctttttctccttctttcttatTCGTTCTTTACCGTACTTTTACCGtttctttatcttatttttattacgcaTGTTTACAAAGCGCAGTCAATTATTTAACGCGATCACGCTAATCAAGGagataaaaacaattacaatgaaataaaacaagCACTTTGCACAGCACTCTTGacaatcttctttttcttttttttctaaattgttCAGGACGCAGAATCACGATtaggatatttttttgttcatttcaattgtaatattactttttttgttttgaaaattttttaaaatatctcatttttcaaaacattaatgtttcgaTATGtgtaagatatctttttttcattaaaataatcagcCTTGCAACGCTTAATGATTATCTTTAGCTATAGGAATTTCCttttgcattaatataattatgtttttatttatgagctaaaatttattatacatattaagatTTCATTGGAAAATCtgattatcgattattaagTATCACAATTAGATCGAGCATTTAacctaaaaaaatgtatcagttattttagcattattaataattttatttactctatAACCGTAAAGAAATGCTGTTAAGCGAACAAACAATCAAACTGTCCGTTTATAGTTGAATTCTATGTACAAATTTGTGCCTGTgcgtatgtattatatattaaatttataagcatattttaattgctagacaaagaataaaaaattgctgtGTAATAAACAGagctatttaattaagatatcgcACACTTTATCATAAACtaagaattaatttgaaaaatctgtcTCACGCATAAACATCTTCTTTTTAAAACTGTTTGGTTCTATATagtctttgaatatttattaccatgtcattttattataatgatatctgtaaattattttatcttattttctaaatttctaaatttattctgtgtttatttttgttaatcgCATAAACCTATAATTAGGCAGattttacatttgaaatacattttgtgtTATACTTATTTAAGACACATTGTTGAATTTCGCAattagaaactttattaattactgttaattaatgccaatTATGCAAATGACATATTCGTGCACGATTAGTAATACGTGTCTTCAAATATCCtcaaaagttcaatttttattaataaaatattttacataaatatcggcaatgtaggtacttcacgagcagtaatgtatcttaaaacgctcgaaaattcgcttctgaataaataggaaaacatatttcacaaagaaggtatcgttcttctcgcggattttagcgatatcttcgttttaaaatacattaccgctTTTGAAGTACATTGcccatatatatgtaaaatattttattgataaaaactgaactttcgaggatattagaagacacatattactaatcgcgtacgagtatttgtcaattgcataatcggcattaattaacagtaattaataaagtttcttttctcgaaattagtgTATGAAACATATTCcgttgttaaaattgtaacaaaccAAATAGGTgaattaaacgtgttaaactaatgaatagaattacaataattaaataaaataaagttatattaaattattaatatgtatttatatatcatatatatagttatataagagtctcttgcaacaatgatctcggttaattaatttttataagtaatatttcttttcttttcaaatcacgattagttgttacagaaactgtctcgcatcaacttttttaataataatacaagaaattataagattaaatattgtaaaataaattgcttgtttctaaaagagagagagagagagagagagagagagagagagagagagagagagagagagagagagacagacagacagagagagagaatataattcatcgatgtgttttctcaatttttaatgttatatataattgttaatgtgaaatatatgggaaacatatctctacatttgtttaaatatgaaccatataatcccacatattatatcatctctcatattttaatcacaagaatgttaatccattaaaattacttttaaactaataaaatgcaaagtggAAGTTTGATTAGAATGATACGcctcataattcaaataatttttattgtatcgcAAAAGttacgataattttaaaattatgttttcaataagacgTATAACTGATCGTAAACAGCAGTaccgatctttatacatattgttttattaataaaagtcagaaagacgaactactaatcgcgcacaagtatGCTAACTGCATAATTGGCGTTAATTAGcagcaattaataaagttttctcttttcccgaaattaggATATCAAACggattctgttgttaa belongs to Anoplolepis gracilipes chromosome 4, ASM4749672v1, whole genome shotgun sequence and includes:
- the LOC140664811 gene encoding peroxidase, with protein sequence MQRQNDLWTVGFLIAVLMQVFLLEIVNTKDVTTKKKITPSNAEGQKKESLDLEGSETSYFGTFAARKNSFSTYNPTVYYSTNPLSYFPPSSNFPTSNIPFIQNANDNIHQQIKCGDTFPRVCQNSRYRSYDGSCNNLRNPAWGLANTRYGRLIPPRYRDGIRAPTSSVTGRDLPLARTVSFTMFPNANVEDVIWTLVAMQYGQIMTHDMGLIDGTTQSKSHRTRCCTFDSQLVPGWTTLSKCFPILIPDDDPVYSKTPMQCMNFVRSTTDIDRGCSSSYKPAEQLNTVTQYLDLSLVYGSNDQVAASLRAGFGGRLNVELKNNREFPPPASNKSATCDTIYEFESCYATGDSRANQNPQLTVLQIILLREHNRIADYLAQLNPFWSDETIFQETRRIVIAEHQNIAYYEWLPIFLGTAQVFENKIVYDTKDYVNDYDETVIANVLNEHANAANRYFHTNIVGNLNLVTEGRQYSPFASLRLSDHFNRPNIIERGNNLDDLTRGLAYQPQSNTDVFFDKEITQFFFRRGRPLGSDLRAIDIQRDRDHGIASYNDYREYCGLPRARIFDDFADLISSSDIQKLSILYASPDDIELTVGGSLERHVSGTLVGPTFLCIMTRQFQQTRIGDRYWFETGDPKIAFTLEQLNEIRKSSISRLLCDNGDNIQNMQRFGFAKVSDLNPLRRCDDLPQVDLSLWKDYNLETQALQRITPLYKK